In one window of Vicia villosa cultivar HV-30 ecotype Madison, WI unplaced genomic scaffold, Vvil1.0 ctg.002321F_1_1, whole genome shotgun sequence DNA:
- the LOC131638474 gene encoding E3 ubiquitin-protein ligase PUB23-like: protein MNQEIDVSPFFLCPISLQLMTDPVTVSTGITYDRQSIEKWLFSSQNNTCPVTKQQLLHDHQNLIILTPNHTLRRLIQAWCTINSSYGVERIPTPKPPTTKTLIEKHLKEASDSSDSPHLLIQSLKKLKVIASESETNRRCIESAGAVEFLASIVTKNNIRCSSSCSTAELSETTILDDDDDMEGFALDFNINAEDEAICILYNLHLTEQGLKTLLNFKNGEFLDSLMRLLQKGNYDSRTYAVFLLKSMSKVADSSKLANLKTEFFVELVQLLKDQISKKASKSTLQTLIQLVEIGRNRVRAVESGCVQVLIELLLDCKERKPCEMILVLLEMLCQSADGRAELLSHGCGLAIVSKKILRISTMANDRAVRILLSVARFSATHIVVQEMLQIGVVAKLCLVLQVDSGNKAKEKAREILKLHAKSWRNSHCVPTQLLSSYPSSST, encoded by the coding sequence ATGAATCAAGAGATTGATGTTTCTCCATTTTTTCTATGCCCTATTTCACTTCAACTCATGACCGATCCGGTTACTGTCTCTACTGGCATAACCTACGATAGACAATCCATTGAAAAATGGCTCTTTTCTTCCCAAAACAATACATGTCCTGTCACTAAACAACAACTCTTACATGATCATCAAAATCTCATTATTCTCACACCGAACCACACTCTTCGTAGACTCATTCAAGCTTGGTGCACCATTAACTCCTCTTATGGCGTTGAAAGAATTCCAACCCCAAAACCACCAACAACAAAAACCCTTATAGAGAAACATCTCAAAGAAGCTTCTGATTCTTCAGATTCACCTcatttgctcattcaatccctcAAAAAGCTCAAAGTAATCGCTTCGGAGAGCGAAACAAATCGACGGTGTATCGAATCTGCCGGTGCTGTAGAGTTCTTAGCATCAATAGTAACAAAAAACAACATAAGATGTTCATCTTCATGTTCAACAGCAGAATTATCCGAAACCAccattcttgatgatgatgatgatatggaAGGATTTGCATTAGACTTTAATATTAATGCAGAAGATGAAGCTATATGCATCCTTTACAATCTTCATTTAACAGAACAAGGTTTGAAAACTCTCTTAAACTTCAAAAATGGAGAATTCTTAGACTCTTTAATGAGATTACTACAAAAGGGTAATTACGATTCAAGAACATACGCAGTTTTTTTGTTGAAATCTATGTCAAAGGTTGCTGATTCGTCAAAACTAGCCAATCTAAAAACCGAGTTTTTTGTCGAACTAGTTCAGCTTCTTAAAGATCAGATATCAAAAAAAGCCTCAAAATCAACCCTACAAACGTTAATTCAACTCGTTGAAATCGGGAGAAATAGAGTAAGAGCAGTGGAATCAGGTTGTGTTCAAGTTTTGATAgaacttcttcttgattgtaaagAAAGGAAGCCATGTGAGATGATTTTGGTGCTTTTGGAGATGTTATGTCAATCTGCTGATGGAAGAGCTGAACTTTTAAGCCATGGATGTGGTTTAGCTATTGTTTCAAAGAAGATTTTGAGGATTTCAACAATGGCCAATGATAGAGCAGTGAGAATTCTTCTATCTGTTGCAAGATTCTCTGCAACACATATAGTTGTTCAAGAAATGTTGCAAATAGGAGTTGTTGCAAAGCTTTGTTTGGTTCTTCAAGTTGATAGTGGAAATAAGGCTAAGGAGAAAGCAAGGGAGATTCTTAAACTTCATGCAAAGTCTTGGAGGAATTCTCATTGTGTACCTACTCAATTGCTTTCTTCTTATCCATCATCAAGTACTTGA